The sequence gtgaaaattacctgcacctgatgtcccaaaacactgtctgatGTAATTTaactaaaccgacaagttattgtgagagagtcgacccaaaattcgTTAATTTTCGTGCACGAAGTAACCCGTAAAGCAATTGCATTActgattgtttgtttacgtttcaatcagctgattttgaagttccgatttggatctcatcaagatggcgtcgtgacagggggccgGTTCAAAGGGATACCGTGCGATAACGTagctgaactgaattctaattTCTCTTCAAGCTAACAGGATCTGGATAAGCACATGCTTTTCTGttcgtcgccatcttggatctgTTCATTATTTTTACTGCACCACTTGCTATCGTGATATTCAAAACGATAAAAATTTTGTTCTGGCAACAACCAGCGGCTGCCAAACCAACAAAAGTGTTATACAATCGTTATAGCAAAGGTAATAGACAAACAGacttaaacaaaaattttcataagctctgtaaattttaaatttgcgatacgttTGATATAGGAAGCTATCTTCTACCTTCTAAGCAATTGTTCGCCTCGATCTTTCAAAGCGTTACCCTTCATTCCGGATCGATAACAAAGTTCTGTAACCTATTTCAGGCATTTTCTAACTTTGATTGGGGCACGCAATGACAAAACTGTATATTCAATACACATTTGTCAGATAATcattaaaaatcaaaaaatcatatttcaaaTCGGGGCTTACTACTGAATCGAGAATGGAGTATTTGGCCCACACAGTGAATGTTGAGTTCGAGTTTTTTATACAAAAGCATAATTCAATCGTGTTACAGAATTCCGAATCGATCGAAGTACATAATAAAggtgaatatataaaaactATGGCTTGGTTTGCTTGTTTTGAATATTAAAATAGAAAACTTAGCACTGCAGGAAGAAAATAacgaaactaaaaacttttcgtAGTTTATTGAAATGAGACCATGCAAATTTTACTTGGAATTTTTTCATTCTATTGATACTTTGTAGCAGACTGTAATTGCCAAACTTATATAacagaaagatcttacgaaaaggTTGTGTAATTTGGTAGTTGGAAtttgttactttttttattaaaaaaatgtgttcaaaGTATCCATTCTGGCTGCATTACCTCAATTagtaaaatcaatgaaaacatcactaaatcAATTAATGTTGGAATCGAATACCAACAACTCTTGGTTTCTGAATTTAAATATTCttatattttttccatcctaTTCGTGTAAATGAACAGGTCAGCCACGACGCAAAACTATATGAAAATTTAAATAGAAGTGTCTTCACAAACATACATTAGCTGATTTGCGAGCCTTCCAAAGTAGTGACCAAACAGATTTAAATGAgccatttcaaacaaatttctgGATCTACTAAGTTTCAATTAAGATTTTATTAAGAACAATACGAAAATAATTGTTGAAAATGTCCGATTCAAaagattccttttttttttctctctaaaCTAACAGTTCCTACTAATGTTGTTATGAGCTCTCAGAAATGATTTTTATAGCCCGAGAGACAAGtttaaaaaaacttaaaacgTATATAATCAAAAAAAGACTGATGAATGAAATTGTAGCAATGAAAATTAGCGAAAAATTAACATAGGCTGAGCGCGATCCCGCAATTTTTTTCCACATCAAATTGAACTATTATAATCGTAAAGTAcaactaaaataaaaattactccATTGAACAAACCATCCATCAATGTACAAAGTTTTAGGCGATCACTGTGTGGTTCAATTCCCAGGTTCCTCCCTGGGGCGTATTCAATATTCATACAGGCACCAATCTAATTTGCAGCTTTCAAACAATGCGTCAAATGTCTTGACAAGATATCCACCCTCATTCCAAAGAAGCATGCAGAGAAAGgatattttagaaatatttccgtAGGACTTAAATCTTAGAATAGGGGGGTTTATGAGGCCactcaaagtaaaaaaaaaccatttcatCGAAATTTATGAGGAATtctatttttcgccaaatccaTTCCAGTTTTGAggactaattttttttcagttagaTCTTTAGAACCGCAATTTAGATATTAAGATTCACATAAAATCTACGGAAAAGTGTGCAATAATTTGACACAAAAACTCGAAACTAATAGATCATTTATCATCCTTTACTTTTTAAACGGTTTTTAGACCAAATGAAGGGCGGAGCTGAGATTAATGGGAATACGTTTATCCTATTATGTTGAGAAAATGTGTAATAGAATTAGACAAAAGACTACTGCTACTACTTGCGAACATTTTTCTTCAGAACGAATATTCTGTATATTGAGCAAGATTCGAAAATCGAGTtgattctaacaatttttgaacTTTGTACAAATAAGTACCCTACCATAGCGAAAAAAGTTTGTCGAAATTTTGGACATGCTAAATCACTACTTCTATCAAGATCCTTCAAATCGAATCGGCTAATAAGTAACtttcgaatgaaaaaaataatgcaccCATCAATACCATCAGACGAGATAATCTGCAACCCGTTGTGGTTGATTCAACTCCGGTTTGCATTCGTCCGCAATGATCGACCATTAGTAGTTTTTACTCTCTCGAATTGTATTTTAGGCTCACAATTTACAGCACGGGTGAATTGATAGTAAATTTGCTAGATATATTTTCATCATCTTCCGTTCATTATTTTGACTAAGCGGTTGTTTTGatcgagttttttttatttattttgctaTTTAGTAACTATCACTATTTAGTATCGTCGCTTGACTAATTCGAAATTGTATTTTTACGATCGCTCGAGACACGAAACGCGCCGAGTCGGTCGTAGTTATTCGCATAAAAATGTTCTCGAATCGATTAAAACGATTCCACAGTATTTGTTCTGCTTGTTTTGCTGCTATTGTTCTGAGAAAGTGAATTTTGAGGTTTTAGTTCTATtactgttgtttgtttgtttttttctctctcttgtTCTTCATTCATATCGTTGGCAGTAAAATGCtttctatgttttttttttattttagttgcTCGTTTTGTTCTCGGGATGAATCTCACTGAGATAGCCTTATATCCTTGGTGTGTTCTTCGTTGAACTGAAACtaaatgacattattttctGCACTCGTGCAGCGGCCCTCTGATAGCTGAACAGATTCAAAAGAAACACAGATACGTATATTAAAAATAGtttgttttattaaaaaatacattATAACTGTAATATTATATTGATCACATTcgctataaaaaaaactgaaaactgaaattaCAAGTACTGCTCAGGCTGTGTTCATTTCATTCGTTACCCTCGCATTTATCTAACTTCTGATTTATAAAACCATAAGTGTATGTCTTCCTTCAttcagttttatttttgtttctctcGCAGAACTAAATCTAGATTCTAAGACGTGTATATATTTCGACTAAAATACGATTCTTTATAAATGTTACCTCACTTGAAACATTCGTAAAACTAATATCACTCTCGCATTTTCTCTCTCGCGTACCTTTTCCTTTCTTCTCTAGAACATCCTTTGCTGCTTTAGAAATTTCACCACCGCGAGTAAGGGTGATAACAAGCGAGCGGGAGACAAAGGTTCAACCCATGTCCCATCCCAGTCCCACCGTTAACTGAAGCACATACGCATACCTTTGCTCACTTCAAATATGCCGCTTCTTTCGCGCTTATCGATCGTTCAGTTTTTCTCACTAATCAATAAAGTAGTGttaatcttttttttcttcttcttcttcttcttcttctctatCTTATGGAGGAAAGTAAATGTTTCCTTCTACTAGTAAAGGGATTCAAAGGAATAAGATCATCGTTATAAActaaatattgttttcaaattgtGTACGTGGTTGTCACAGGTGAAAAGTAAGAATGGACCTCCAGAATGTTCGATACAAAAGTTTGAAACCAAAACAGAAATCAACTCTAATAAAATGACGACACCGTTCGATGATTGATCACACGCGATGAGACGAACACGTTAGAAAAAGTAAGTCTAACGTGGATAGGAAATGACAACACGGCTACACACATGTTTGACAAGATGATTTGCGAATGGACAGAAGAAACTGACGGCTGAACATGTTAGGACACACTGACTGTGAATGGAAAGTAGATGCGCGTAGCTTTGCGGACCGACTACGATGCCCCCCGATGGCCACGGTGAGGCAACGTTTCGGTTTCCGCATGTtatgtgttttgttttgtttgtttgtttgctgtTGCAGTGTATATTCACTATTCTAATTTACGCGGTTTTCGAAATGGCTCGGCGATCAATCCCAGCCGTTTTCCTTGATCATGTGAGCTAGTTCTATGATGTACTTTCCTTCCTTATATTTTTGGCTAGACTCGAAGGCGTGTTCCTGCAAGGGGGGGGCGTATTAATTAATTAAACTTAGTCGGAAAACATACAGCGGTTATTTACATATTTCCATCCTAGAGGTGTCTTGCAGCATTCGCAATATATGTCGGCTACGGCATGTAAGCCTGTTAGTAGGACGCGTTCCTCGGCCTGGCCGCACGCTACGTTGACCCTGTATAGAAAGCATATCTATGCATCAGTATGTTTCGTTATTGCCTGTAATTCACTTATAGTTTATTGTTTTACATATCGATGGGATTGATGATTGATTCGTGCTGACATATGAATATGCTCGGTATCAGATGAATACCTTGGGTAGTTAGAAAGTACTAGAATAATAACGAGCAAGGAATAATGGACCAGTAACTAATGCCAGATAATGAAAATGCCGCAATCTGCAATCAAACGCGAAGTTTCTTATTTCTGGAAACACGAAAAAGTTTCAGTTGAATCGGCCAAAgttttttcacttttcgttCGTTTTCACGGTAATGTTTCAAATGTCATTTTTCGTCCTGTGAGCAGATTCAATTAGAGATGAACAAACTAACACGAATTTAGCCCCATTGAACGATACACAAATGTCCCACTGGCTGATGTTATGGTAAAGgtggtacaaaaaaaaattgcttgtcAATTAGCATGATGAAGAATCACATCCATAGGGCAATGTACTTACACCGAGTTGAACAGATACGCCCGTCCCTGACTTCCTTGGAACGATTTCGATATAAGCTCATCGTGACTAGCTAGGTGTGCCCGACAGTGGACACAGGAATACGTTCGATTTGCTGGCGGTAGGTAAGCTTGGAACGTTTTCACCATATTGCTACTTCCTGACGATaatgacgacgatgacgattGCCCGTTTGCGTGCCCTCCGTTGGCCGCTTCCTGTTCGACAGTGACAAGGGGGATGcgaaaaaaataagaattagAACATTTGGATGTTTTAAACCGTCAAAGTGATTTTCCTAATTGGACCAGCTATTCTACCTGGGTTGGATCGTGTTCTCGATTCGAGTCCAGGCCGAAAGTGGTGTTTAAAACTAGGTGAGTGGTGAAATGCGTGACTCTGGTTCAGAGCCGCTGAGTAGACGGCGGTGTTGGTTAgtaatgagaaaaaaaacaaccacgGATTCAGTTTCCGGTGACTGTCTGTTATTGACCCTCTTAACCTCCTACGTAAATTTAACGGTTAGTATTTGTTACCCTAAACCTTactgcgataagtgaaaaaatggttggttcTTTACTTCGAACAGCAGGTTAAACAAGGATATGTGCATCCGTCTTAGAGGCCCAGCTGCTGAACGCTGCTGCTTTCTATGGATCTACTTCTGTTTTGCTTCCACGTTAAATCAACCGGAACAACTGCTACACCATCATTCGATTTATCTGGGGTTGCGAATCTATCGACTGCCGATTAATCACTCCACCATTGAATGTTGTTTAAACCCGAACTATTATCCTGTTGGCAATTCAAAATTCCACAATCAACAAGAGGCAAATCTTGGCTTTTCGATGCCAGCAAAAACTTCCTGTCTGAACTTATAGTTTTATTCTGCCCCAATAACAACACACTTGGCGGATAAGCCTTTTTTCCAATTCCCGAATATTGTTGTATGGCTGCTGATAATGGTTTATTTGTTGATGTTTACGTTAATCTTGCTGGTGTCGGTAATGCTGTCGGAAAGCTGAAACGAAACAAAACAAGCAAAAGCGTCAGACAACTTGACTCACGTTTTTTGCCACCTTTTGTTCTGGTAGcaaatttgttaatttgataaCTGTTAATGCGCATTAAAATGCTGGAAAATACGAGATAAGACCGGAATAGCAAACGATTTGTGTCGA comes from Malaya genurostris strain Urasoe2022 chromosome 3, Malgen_1.1, whole genome shotgun sequence and encodes:
- the LOC131439673 gene encoding protein yippee-like isoform X1 yields the protein MHISLFNLLFEEAANGGHANGQSSSSSLSSGSSNMVKTFQAYLPPANRTYSCVHCRAHLASHDELISKSFQGSQGRAYLFNSVVNVACGQAEERVLLTGLHAVADIYCECCKTPLGWKYEHAFESSQKYKEGKYIIELAHMIKENGWD
- the LOC131439673 gene encoding protein yippee-like isoform X2 → MVKTFQAYLPPANRTYSCVHCRAHLASHDELISKSFQGSQGRAYLFNSVVNVACGQAEERVLLTGLHAVADIYCECCKTPLGWKYEHAFESSQKYKEGKYIIELAHMIKENGWD